The proteins below are encoded in one region of Parvicella tangerina:
- a CDS encoding leucine-rich repeat domain-containing protein — translation MEKLILTTLILLGWSVRINAQVTYIPDPNFEQALINYGLDNGTIDGQVATVSIDTVTILNVNNYGIADMTGVEDFVSLRKLWSVNNSFTGIDVSNLVNLEWLSLGNGNLSSLDVSNNPNLEVLECAISNLSALDLSANTSLKILQCFSNNISYLDLSNCPDIQQIKCNLNDLDSISFNQNIMLSELYCGDNNLTQINLSQTPNLMILDLSGNLLSTIDVSYCQNLETFSITGTNLTELDLSQNPNLVMVNCSYSDLVCLNVKNGNNSSITSFSAENNSNLACIEVNDVNWATNNWTIDATASFNTYCNNSCSLGVHSVKMFNVDVFPNPTQNYLNLQLDRLAERVEISILNYLGQTLESSVYSNTSELTLSMPLNAGVYFLKIALNEDEMQLIRVLKE, via the coding sequence ATGGAGAAACTTATTTTGACAACATTGATTCTATTGGGGTGGTCTGTTAGGATTAATGCTCAGGTTACATACATTCCTGATCCGAATTTTGAACAAGCATTAATTAATTATGGATTAGATAATGGTACGATAGATGGACAAGTAGCTACAGTAAGTATTGATACTGTTACGATACTGAATGTGAACAACTATGGTATTGCTGATATGACAGGTGTTGAAGACTTTGTTTCACTAAGAAAGCTTTGGAGTGTGAACAATAGCTTCACAGGCATCGATGTCTCAAATTTAGTAAACTTAGAATGGCTAAGTTTGGGCAATGGTAATTTGTCGAGTTTGGATGTGTCAAATAATCCCAATTTAGAAGTACTAGAATGTGCCATTAGTAACCTTTCCGCTCTTGATTTATCAGCTAACACATCGCTTAAAATACTACAGTGTTTCTCCAATAACATTTCTTATTTAGACCTAAGTAATTGTCCTGACATCCAGCAGATTAAATGCAATTTGAATGATCTGGATAGTATAAGTTTTAACCAAAACATCATGTTATCAGAACTTTATTGTGGGGACAATAATTTGACACAAATTAATCTAAGTCAAACTCCTAACTTAATGATTCTTGATTTAAGTGGAAATTTACTTTCAACAATAGATGTGTCTTATTGTCAAAATTTAGAAACATTTTCAATAACAGGTACCAATTTAACAGAACTGGATCTTAGTCAAAATCCGAACTTAGTAATGGTAAACTGTAGTTACTCTGACCTCGTTTGTCTTAATGTAAAGAATGGGAATAACTCATCCATCACATCATTTTCTGCAGAAAACAATTCTAACCTTGCCTGCATAGAAGTAAATGACGTAAACTGGGCAACGAATAATTGGACAATAGATGCTACGGCATCATTTAATACTTACTGTAATAATTCTTGTTCTTTAGGAGTTCATTCTGTTAAGATGTTTAATGTGGATGTTTTTCCTAATCCAACTCAAAATTATCTCAATCTACAATTGGATAGGCTTGCTGAGAGAGTTGAAATTTCCATTCTAAATTATTTAGGTCAAACATTGGAAAGTAGTGTTTACTCTAATACCTCGGAATTGACTCTAAGTATGCCTTTAAATGCTGGAGTGTATTTTTTAAAAATAGCATTGAATGAAGATGAAATGCAACTTATTAGGGTTTTGAAAGAGTAG